The following nucleotide sequence is from Myxocyprinus asiaticus isolate MX2 ecotype Aquarium Trade chromosome 21, UBuf_Myxa_2, whole genome shotgun sequence.
CTCTTTCCTTTTAAGATCTGCGTAATGCAGCGCACCATTAATTCTCAGCATCAGCGTTCATAATTGACTTTTCTCTGACACGATTCCTCTTCGAGTGAACCACCCTGTCCTTAGATGTTTTCATGCTGCAGATTTTCGAGGCATCAGTCGGCTGGCTGGGTGGCGGGTCTGCTTGAATGCAGATGTATCAGCAGAGCGAGGGCACAGACCTTTTGTGTCCTTTGATAAGGAGCCCGGCACCTTCTTCTCTGCCGGTTCCGCTCTGCAGCCTCGCTCAAATCTGGGCTTTCTCTTTCATACAGAGGCCATGATCATGATGAGATCGGTGGGATGTTCTTATTCGATTTAGACTGAGGCCAATCCATTTCTTGGTTTGGATGTATTTCATTTCTATTCTTTTTTAAAGTAGAATCCATATTGACACAATAGAATCTCACTAGCCATGAAATGGAAGCACAGGTTAAACCATTCTTGCTGTGGGACAAACTATTTTAGCATGGGGATTTGATGTGTGCTGGGCTCAAAGCAATACTTTCAGAAGCTACAAAGTAAAACTTTTTTGCGTTCTTGTACCATGATGGCACAGACTGCACAGATGTAATCTCTTTATTGCAGTAACGTCAAATAAATACACTGCTAGGCCTGTTAAATCATCCAACTTTAATTTCGTTCTCATATCAACACACTTGTCCACTCCCACAGCTAATTCAAGTGTCAAGTTGTGTttttttgtatataatttattGCAACTGGCCTTCAAACCTAAAACTCCCTTCTAGCTTGTGTTTGTTGGTCTGGATTTATACTGATAGAAGAGACAGAGAAGAGAGCTGGGTCACAACAACCTGCTAAGCAGCCAGCACAAGCACAGGTAAGAACAAAACCGTGCAGAAATGCATTCTCTATACACAAAGCATGCCTGTATAGTAATTAACTCAGTTCATTCATTTGTGTCATTTTGTAACAAAGTATTAACTTTGACAAATGAGAAATCCCAAACAGGCTTAATTTCCCTCTTTTGCCATTAATGCATTTGGCAAGAGAGGCATTCTATTTTCCATAATgagataaacaaataaatctgGCAATGGATTGAAGGGCCTGTGAAGGCAGCAATAAGGTTGAGGCGCATTCTCTGTGTGCTGGCATAATTGGTATCACTGCTTGCAGACATATAAACCAATCTTTACACAGATAGGGCTGTGTCTCTTTCTTCCCCTTTAGGCTATTTCTTTTGTCTCTTCAATAGCTTGCACATCCATGATAGAGAATGGGGGGTGCTAATTTGTGAATTAATAGCTTTTCTCTGCAGAATTGCAAATTCTCTTAAATGTCACTATGTTCAACTTGCGGGAAGCTATTGCCACCAAAGAACTAATCTTGGgagcaacaccccccccccccccccgcctccCTCCCTCCAATGGTCTGCGCCACACTGAACGTCACCCGGAGCTGGTGAGCAACACGCTACTTTTAATTTCAGTAACACATGAAAATGACAgattaatgactcttatgacaCCTATGTCCCTGAAGCTCCTCTCATAAAGACCTGGTGTACATAACACATGTCGCACTACTTTATCTCTATATCACTTTAGTAATTGGGAGCTTTTTTTAAAGGGCACTATTATCATCAAATAAAAAGGCTGCAGAAACCTTACCTATGTCCCTTAAATCAAGCACTGATGGCTGCAAGAAGTAACAACTGCTCATTACATTTCAAAATGATCCTGGTGACTTTTTTCCAGAGAATTGTCTGGTTTTAATCTAATTTACATATTACATGtgttacatgtgtgtgtgtgtgttccaaagTGAATTTGCGCTGCTCTTCCTTCACCTAAAGTCGAATTAgcatattttctgttatgtcatcATCTAATGAAGGGAAGATTGGCTGCACCCAGCAAAATAAGACTCAGGTAGCCCAAGGCTGCTGGGCTGCTATGAAATTGAAACCATACACTGGCTGCTGCTCTGCCTCCCTGATGTCTCAGTGTGAAATAAGGGCTAAGTTTAAATAACACAAAGCTTTTGGACATTTGGCACTGTATCAAATAACCAGCCATGAGGTCTTCATTAGGGACACGGCATGACATGTGCACCCAGGATTACTGCCCTACAAATATGTTGCTACACCTGGAGAGATCTGCATAAGGTTGAATGATGCCAAGCAGAAGAAGGCAACACGCTGACAACAACAGGAATATTTACTCCAGTCATTATAATGATAGTCAAACAGAAAATAATCCTAACTGAAGCAGTATTAAATTTGATATTGCACACACAATAAAATCGTGTTTTCCCGCCATGTGTTTCATGATGCAATTACACTCAAACCCCGTCATCCACTCTTCACATCCTGTCAGTTATAATCAAACTAGGATTAACTACTAACACCAGCATTTGGCTGGATAAATCCCCTCTCACTCACTTTATGCCCCTTCTCTGTTTTTAGAAACAAACAGTCTATGACAGTGACAGCAGATAAATGCCACTACATTTTCAATAAGAGCATGCCATGCTGTTGCAAATGTGATTTGCCATAGTTACTTTCTCGCAGTCTATATACTATATGATCTAGAGCTCTCTCCAGAAAGATATCATTAAGCGTCAATGTGCTtggtctcatccccctcccctcgacacatacacacacacacacatcctcacaGAGCACTTGATCAGACTCGAGTGGCTCGTGATTGAGCAAGCAAAGAGAAGGTGGGCTAACAGAACTTACAATATCCTATTTTCCTCCCATCCAAGTGGTTGCCACTCCAGAGAACTAAAGAGATGGAAACATAAAAGAAGCAAGTAACCCTGCTTTGATAAATGTTTTAAGAGATCATTTCCAACCACTTTAACCTCCCTCCCTTTTGACTACAGCACTTTCTGTGTTCCTGTTTGGCCCAGTGCCACATGGATGTTTATTCACTAGCATTCAAAAGGTGATTGTATGAAGAGCCGATCAGCCATTAGGCCTCAGGCAGTATGCGTCCTCTTAtttagaaagaaaaagagaatgtTGGCATGAACAGGTTGGCAGCTCCCTTTTTTCCACTCTTTCAGTTCTTCAAACGCAAAAATACACAGCCAGAAAATCTTGTGAGGAAATGCCTGTTATAGAAAATCCTTtagatttaattgtttttaaagtcACTTATAATCCATACAATTATTTAGTCCTAAGTCAGGTAGTTTTTGCTATATATATTATAGCACATTTTTTTGCAATTACCAAATGCATCACATTGCTGATTTAGTTGTCTTCAAGTCTGTATTATTTACAAACACATAAAGCTGTAACCCTGACACACTACCTAAGCACAATACTGTTATGATTCTGACCGAGTAATAGTACCTCATGCTATGTAGGCATATTCTTGTTTGTGCAGGTACTGTATCATCAAATAAAATGTGCTACAGCCTAGCAAACAGTACAGTATCAACCAGTTGAAATAGTGCAATCTGCTTTACTACATAACAAGTCACTTGAGAGCGCTTTTTTACAAAATGCTTTGTCCAATGCTATCAAAATGCCATCTTCATCTCCCCACACAAATGGGAAGTTACAGGGGGCTATAGAGAGGCCTAGAAAAGGAGTGAGAGGGGAATAAAAGCAATGGAGAGAAATCCAGTCTCTTACCATCATCACGTTTTCTCTTTTCACCATTGGAGCGAGGGATTCCGAGGATGCCATTAATAGAGTAGGACCCCACGGGGTCATTGGAAGCACTTGACACAGGTGGGGAAGCTGTGCTGGGCACTGAAAAAGAGCAAAGGAGTAGGTTAACATACATGGATTGCTCTCAGGATcactttaaaagaaaatgaattaactTTAGGTCGTGGGCATAATTGATGCCATTGatatgattatttttatgtgtatatGCAAAGATACTGTCTCACCTATAGTGTGTCCTGTGGTGAGAGGCGTTCCTGTGCCATCAGAAGATGGATGGAAAGGCTGCTGAACTTTGGTTCGAATTatcctaaaaaaattaaaagaacatGAATAGTTGCTCTGAACATGCAATTGGATTGCCAGGACATGTGGGATCATTTGATGGTGAGCTTTAAGATAGCCTTATGTAACCAATGTGTGTGCAAAACTCTAGTCTTGTTTTGGGGCCTTCCTATTTAGATACACTGATTCTGTCACAAATAACCAATCTTAGGGTATTATGGCCAATCATGGAGTAGAGTGGGAGCTACCACAGAGAGTGTGGATTCAATCAAATGGGATCCCATCTTTAGAAATATGATAAAGTCCCACTACCTCGAAGATGTGAAATGGGGAAAAGTCTTCATTGCACTTTGGTCTGAATGATCTTGCAAACAAAGCATGAAATCACATCAATTCACCTCAATGATGAGCTTCACTGCCTCGAACTGGCCTCAGCTTTAATAATCTTTCTCTCCCCCTCTCCTACTTTATCTATCTCAATCTCTATCTCTAACCTCCTCCTCACTGAAACAAGTGAAGATTGCTTGTAGAGTGTGGATACTGACTTTCCAGATCCGACATTTTTTTCTAGCACAAACATTCAGGGGTACCAGTGCGGATGAGACCCTACTGATCGAGAGTTGGGGATAAAAAAGTTGGGAATTAGAGGCAGAGAAGAACAGATGCAAATGGAGAGctataaattatatgtgacaGGAAAGCAATAGTGTCTTATTGCTTCACAAAAGCCCACTACAGCATCTGATGTCTTTAATCTGGGACACGCTTTTGAGAGAAGAAGCTGTCACCTTATTCTAGGAACACATTTATACTCGTTGGCTacacatttttcacatttgtaTAAACTATAATATGGCTGTAAATTTCATTAGTAAAGAAATCCTCATGCGGTATGTGTTGATTCAGTCATGCTTGCAAGAAGTCAGTCCTCACAGATAAGATTCGATTTTAATAAACTGACTAAATGTggaattaaaaaacaacaactattatttaatatatattgtgCTATGGCTAACCTTGCACACAGGCTAGTTATTCCTTTTATTGGCCAAAGTACACTGagaccttttttatttctttgttttatatgctTATTTGGTTTGTCCTGCAACCAAAATGGCAAAATACAAAAGGGCCCTCCCTGACAAACACATATTAGTAGAATTTTATCTGAATTTTTAACATCTAACCACAACAATGTTTTGACCCTGTGCTTGTGCTGGCCACACAAATTCAAAAGCTTGGATCCATATTCTCACTATTGAATATTTGGTAGGTGTGAATTAATGACTTGCCAGGGTGCTGAGAATTCCCtgtagaaatataaaaatatgaatcAATGCTATTGAAAGGACATTTAGGATCTAGGCGATAGAAGGACTTAAAACTGGTTGTGTGCCAGTGACTTCATGCTGTGAGGAGGACACAGAGAACACCCCAGACAGTGTGTAATCTTTAATAATTCATGCagagaaaatgtgcttaaagCCCGGACATCTAATGTCAACAGAGCAGAGGTCAACCTCTTAACCACTCAGTGCACGAGGGTCCTGCCTCTGACGTCTACTCAGTGGAGAGGCAAAACTTCTAGACAGGATATAAGAACACCTATTTAAAACAGTTAGAGTTTAACCAGACAACTACAGCCTGTGTTGGCTATGCATGACACATTTTATTCTGTTATAATTATAGAAGTATATAATTAAgttattgcattattattaataattaattaattaattaattaaaaaattattatacatatatatatatatatatatatatatatatatatatatatatatatatatatatatatatatattaaagtgcCCACTTTTAACAGCCTTAAAGTTCATATCAGTTAATATCTGGTGCAGGCACAATCAAGTTCACTTAAAGCACAGCCTGACTCGCAAATAtagacatgtttttttgtttgtttttttaatccacATATATGTGTTGCTTGTGCACAGAAGACCCAattttcaatgattcataataatagacaataaaatatatttcaacTACATCCCTATACATATTAAATTTCCACATAAACAAAGGTCCTTACAATGCCCTCTTCCGAGGTGATGACTTGAACATCATTGGAAATTAAGGTTTATTGGCTCTTTACATGTCATTAATGCAAATTTTAAATTTACCGCATACATGTGTTGAGACCTGTTCAAATTGCCCTTTTTAAGCAGCCATAGTGCatgaaatgaatatttttcagcCCCTCTCTCCCCCAGCTTTTCTAGGAAATGTCTTGTGCGGGTTGGCCCATAATCTCTCTTCAgctcattaaaatgtaatgctgCTGGCCAGCTCTATGGAACACTGCCTCCTAACCAAAGTTCATTACTCCTGCTTGCAGGTAGGCCTTTTTCACCTTGTTCTTCCACTCTTCTCAATACCCCTTCACTActaccaccaccactccatctcACTTGGTATAGTCTTGCTAGCCTTTGTATTTTAATAAGAAATAAGTTAATAAGTAGAGAATGATAACTAATTGTAACACTATTTATAATGctatttattttggattaatgTATGCATGGATGTATGTAGGTAATGTGGgacttcatatgatgtttatacGAATACATTACTTAGGATAGTCTAAGGACCCGTAAGTTTCAGAGCTCACTAAAATGATTACTGAGATCTAATGCCCACTGCATTTCAAATAATAGGCTACATAATTTTATTCAATACTCCTATTTTTTTGTTctgtaataataatcataataattacaGGAACACtaatattgaaataataataattaataaatataacaataaaacgtattaattactttataataataataataaaaataataattaatactactaataataaaatatctcttTTTTTATCAACAGGACATTTGTTAAAAATACacgaactttttttattttttattgcgtGGGATATTTTTTAGAACTACTGCGATGAGATTCCGGGTAAGGCAGTGAGGTCTGGTCGAGTATTTCCCAGTGCCACTGGATCTGGTTACAGAGTATTGATTGGCTTTCATCGAGACAGATGTGATTTTCGCGGCCTCAACTATAGATCATCTGCAGGCTGTGGACAGATTTGGGATTGAATTGCACATTTGAGACCACCACGAgagaatgaataaaataaaaaaaataaaaaatcacccaTGAAATAAACACCGTAAAATGGAAACGATGCAATGCATAAGCCATgttttatacatgtttttttttagtacagTACAGGACTAAAAGATTTCACATTAGCTGAGGATAATTTGACCGTTATTAGTGTTAGGAATcggcgttttttatttttattttttatttttttatttatttttttataatcatgAACAAAACTAATTTTCATTACAAAATAGGATTTTATGGGCTCAGCACCTATGACCCATATGGGCAGATATCTTGTTCTGTCATTATGACATCACGCTTTTCACGTTAATTTGTAGTTTCAAATAGGATTCCGAATTCCAAATCGCCTTTACCTGTTTATAGATGAAACACTTGGTACAGTGTCGTTGTCACATACGCCCTCGGCGAGAAGTCGGTCTCTGATCTCCCAGGCAAACATTGTGGGATTCTGCCGCTTGTATTCTGCGATTTTATCCACAACTTTGGGCGTCGCCACTTTTGGTTTGGACCCGCCAATAACTCCGGGTTTAATACTGCCGGTTTCATAATATCTGGAAAAAGATGAACGATAATTCGTTATTATACATTTTTCTGGCATGCAGCGTTTTTTTTGCTAGCGTGTggcattatataatatatatatatttatatttataaacaatGAGTTATGAAAGCGGTCTATAAACAGCctattttaactgaaaatttgTGATCTAATTATATTTTGGAGGTTCATATTATtaactgtgatttttttccccccaagtcTAAGGAGACTTCAGGGAAAACATGTGCTAATTTCTATTTTAACACGTAGATTTGATTGGTTTTGTGTCTTTAATCATTAACATTCGTAGGCtgcgctcaaaaaaaaaaaaaaaaaaaaaaaaaaaaaaaaaaatcctatccATTTATCAAAAGGTTTTCTCAGCGACTATGTTCCATGCACCCCACGATTAATACATGCCACCAACACATATCTCATATTTTCTAAGGAACAGTTAAAGTGCAGAATACCTTATAAGATCCTTTTGATAGctgaaaaatatttcaaaaaattcaaaaatctATAACAGTTCCTAGAAAACATCTTCTTCCCCCTTTACAATTAATTTAAGGTCAATTAAATTTCATATTAGACCTTTTCACTAAAAGAGAAAGACTTTCTTATATGAGACATAACAGTACAagcatattttatttacataaagcatTAGCCATTgacttttattattcttttttaaaggGGTAGCCTATAACTGCACAAATTTGGTTCATATGTGTTTTGCGCTTTTTCCGTACCTTCCGAGAATTTTGCTGACACAGCCATGGCTGACCCGTAGCTGTCTTGAGATGTCACAAGGTCTGACTCCTTGGTGCGCGAGCTCAACGATTCTTTGCCTGACCACGTCAGGTAGGGGTCTGCCATTCACAAACACCCCCCCTAGCTGGTTCACACCGCCGTGCCCTATATGGGATACAACAACACAGACCCAAAAACATAACATTACATACATATAGAAGATAGGCTGCATTGTTAATTAACATGGCCACCACATAGAAGCGTATCATTTTCtctttctcccctctctctctcacttgcaCGGGAACGCGCTCGCACGCACATATACACACTACCTGTGTGTGCACAAGTAGTGCGTGCTTAACGACGAACAAGATGATAGTTGTAATGTGTATTCTAACTGAGAAAAGTTAAGAAAAATGTATCCATGAGAAGATTTTGACCCCCTTATTTTATCTGTACTACCATTCTGCTAGAATATTAATCAGATCGAAGGGTCACGGGTGGCacttaataatattttcacatacagtaaaaaaagagAAAGCTGTTGTACTTTGGCcagtacattttaatgaatagatttaatatttatttaagatTAAATGGTATTTTTGTCAGCACAATAGTCCTATTACAGAACaagaaataatatttatatattgtcaTTATTTGACAGTAGGCTAatagttttattataattatataatgcaatattaataatatttaatattactaTTAATGCGTCCataccttttttttcttctttcttttctttatacGTAcgattgtaaaataaataattaaataaataaaattaaaaaaatggcaataCTGATGAAGTCATGTGCTACTATACTGCCTAACCCGCTTAGGTAGTATTTTCCTCTACTATTCCATTGCAGCCAAACACATGTCGCATAGATTATGTTTCAACCTGTTTAATTTTCCTTgcacatttattgtaaataattaaaaagagcTTTGATAACTCATATTACAACCATGGAGCAGGCTACTGCAAAATAATTaagaattaattatttaaaatagacCCAGGCCTTCCGTCATCTTATTACAATAGctcctttttaaaattattattatttctttatttttatcattaacaGCAATTATTTCCCTCCGATTTTTAAACGTGGAGAATGCTTGTTTCATTGGATATTCCTTGCTTCCAGTTCTTAAAGCAGTGGTTAGTAAAATAACATAATCTTTTGCAATTAATCTGCTATTATAGCGGTAAGTAGGCTTCATGTTAGATATTTCTGGAGATTTGTTATTTATATTTGGTGCAGTACAATCAGTAGAATGTACCAGTTATTTTACCCAAGACTAGGATTAAGAAAATGAGAAATAATTGTCAAACGTTGTATGTACAACGCCGAggaattaatattaaattatcatttatacGCAAAATACTGTAATCGACTTTTAGAACGACTTAGCGACCAAAAGGCCGCTAAATATAACACAAACAATCACTTATATTCCTTTACAGTGACTACTATCCGTATTCGCTTTACTGGTCGAGAAGTATAACACATCattcataaatgtattttaaaagcttttaaaagcTTTTGCTGGGACAGGCTGTAGCCTTACTACAGGAACAACTTAATCGAAACGCTCTACACACTCACTTTATTTATGCCAAACCAGGTAaagatttttacattaaaaactgATATTTTACTCACGGTGCATCGCCGAGAAGGGGTCTGCTTTGCAGTGGATATCCATGGGATAGCAAAGAAAGGAAAGATAATCGACTGAGGTCGCCGTCTCGCCTTGATTATGTAGCTTTAATAGGAATTAATAAAGATTGCTATCCGTTCAAAGCAGAATGCTTCCGATGCCAGTGTACAGAAGAAGTTCTTCAGCGCGCGACGAACTTTATCTCGTGCT
It contains:
- the LOC127411791 gene encoding paired box protein Pax-2a isoform X1, with amino-acid sequence MDIHCKADPFSAMHLSHIGHGGVNQLGGVFVNGRPLPDVVRQRIVELAHQGVRPCDISRQLRVSHGCVSKILGSYQKDLIRYYETGSIKPGVIGGSKPKVATPKVVDKIAEYKRQNPTMFAWEIRDRLLAEGVCDNDTVPSVSSINRIIRTKVQQPFHPSSDGTGTPLTTGHTIVPSTASPPVSSASNDPVGSYSINGILGIPRSNGEKRKRDDVLWSGNHLDGRKIGYYGSDGSGPNSDSQGSVESLRKHLRADAFTQQQLEALDRVFERPSYPDVFPTSEHIKPEQANEYSLPALNPGLDEVKPSLSTSASSDLGSSVSQSYPVVTGRDMASTTLPGYPPHVPPTGQGSYPTSTLAGMVPGSDFSGNPYSHPQYTTYNDAWRFSNPALLMPHPGAPPLPLLPLPMTATSYHGNPIKLQDHGRGLHIVPV
- the LOC127411791 gene encoding paired box protein Pax-2a isoform X4: MDIHCKADPFSAMHRHGGVNQLGGVFVNGRPLPDVVRQRIVELAHQGVRPCDISRQLRVSHGCVSKILGRYYETGSIKPGVIGGSKPKVATPKVVDKIAEYKRQNPTMFAWEIRDRLLAEGVCDNDTVPSVSSINRIIRTKVQQPFHPSSDGTGTPLTTGHTIVPSTASPPVSSASNDPVGSYSINGILGIPRSNGEKRKRDDVLWSGNHLDGRKIGYYGSDGSGPNSDSQGSVESLRKHLRADAFTQQQLEALDRVFERPSYPDVFPTSEHIKPEQANEYSLPALNPGLDEVKPSLSTSASSDLGSSVSQSYPVVTGRDMASTTLPGYPPHVPPTGQGSYPTSTLAGMVPGSDFSGNPYSHPQYTTYNDAWRFSNPALLMPHPGAPPLPLLPLPMTATSYHGNPIKLQDHGRGLHIVPV
- the LOC127411791 gene encoding paired box protein Pax-2a isoform X2, producing MDIHCKADPFSAMHRHGGVNQLGGVFVNGRPLPDVVRQRIVELAHQGVRPCDISRQLRVSHGCVSKILGSYQKDLIRYYETGSIKPGVIGGSKPKVATPKVVDKIAEYKRQNPTMFAWEIRDRLLAEGVCDNDTVPSVSSINRIIRTKVQQPFHPSSDGTGTPLTTGHTIVPSTASPPVSSASNDPVGSYSINGILGIPRSNGEKRKRDDVLWSGNHLDGRKIGYYGSDGSGPNSDSQGSVESLRKHLRADAFTQQQLEALDRVFERPSYPDVFPTSEHIKPEQANEYSLPALNPGLDEVKPSLSTSASSDLGSSVSQSYPVVTGRDMASTTLPGYPPHVPPTGQGSYPTSTLAGMVPGSDFSGNPYSHPQYTTYNDAWRFSNPALLMPHPGAPPLPLLPLPMTATSYHGNPIKLQDHGRGLHIVPV
- the LOC127411791 gene encoding paired box protein Pax-2a isoform X7 codes for the protein MDIHCKADPFSAMHRHGGVNQLGGVFVNGRPLPDVVRQRIVELAHQGVRPCDISRQLRVSHGCVSKILGRYYETGSIKPGVIGGSKPKVATPKVVDKIAEYKRQNPTMFAWEIRDRLLAEGVCDNDTVPSVSSINRIIRTKVQQPFHPSSDGTGTPLTTGHTIVPSTASPPVSSASNDPVGSYSINGILGIPRSNGEKRKRDDVLWSGNHLDGRKIGYYGSDGSGPNSDSQGSVESLRKHLRADAFTQQQLEALDRVFERPSYPDVFPTSEHIKPEQANEYSLPALNPGLDEVKPSLSTSASSDLGSSVSQSYPVVTGRDMASTTLPGYPPHVPPTGQGSYPTSTLAGMVPGSDFSGNPYSHPQYTTYNDAWRFSNPALLSSPYYYSAASRGSAPPTAATAYDRH
- the LOC127411791 gene encoding paired box protein Pax-2a isoform X3; translated protein: MDIHCKADPFSAMHLSHIGHGGVNQLGGVFVNGRPLPDVVRQRIVELAHQGVRPCDISRQLRVSHGCVSKILGRYYETGSIKPGVIGGSKPKVATPKVVDKIAEYKRQNPTMFAWEIRDRLLAEGVCDNDTVPSVSSINRIIRTKVQQPFHPSSDGTGTPLTTGHTIVPSTASPPVSSASNDPVGSYSINGILGIPRSNGEKRKRDDVLWSGNHLDGRKIGYYGSDGSGPNSDSQGSVESLRKHLRADAFTQQQLEALDRVFERPSYPDVFPTSEHIKPEQANEYSLPALNPGLDEVKPSLSTSASSDLGSSVSQSYPVVTGRDMASTTLPGYPPHVPPTGQGSYPTSTLAGMVPGSDFSGNPYSHPQYTTYNDAWRFSNPALLMPHPGAPPLPLLPLPMTATSYHGNPIKLQDHGRGLHIVPV
- the LOC127411791 gene encoding paired box protein Pax-2a isoform X5; this translates as MDIHCKADPFSAMHLSHIGHGGVNQLGGVFVNGRPLPDVVRQRIVELAHQGVRPCDISRQLRVSHGCVSKILGRYYETGSIKPGVIGGSKPKVATPKVVDKIAEYKRQNPTMFAWEIRDRLLAEGVCDNDTVPSVSSINRIIRTKVQQPFHPSSDGTGTPLTTGHTIVPSTASPPVSSASNDPVGSYSINGILGIPRSNGEKRKRDDVLWSGNHLDGRKIGYYGSDGSGPNSDSQGSVESLRKHLRADAFTQQQLEALDRVFERPSYPDVFPTSEHIKPEQANEYSLPALNPGLDEVKPSLSTSASSDLGSSVSQSYPVVTGRDMASTTLPGYPPHVPPTGQGSYPTSTLAGMVPGSDFSGNPYSHPQYTTYNDAWRFSNPALLSSPYYYSAASRGSAPPTAATAYDRH
- the LOC127411791 gene encoding paired box protein Pax-2a isoform X8, which gives rise to MDIHCKADPFSAMHRHGGVNQLGGVFVNGRPLPDVVRQRIVELAHQGVRPCDISRQLRVSHGCVSKILGRYYETGSIKPGVIGGSKPKVATPKVVDKIAEYKRQNPTMFAWEIRDRLLAEGVCDNDTVPSVSSINRIIRTKVQQPFHPSSDGTGTPLTTGHTIVPSTASPPVSSASNDPVGSYSINGILGIPRSNGEKRKRDDDGSDGSGPNSDSQGSVESLRKHLRADAFTQQQLEALDRVFERPSYPDVFPTSEHIKPEQANEYSLPALNPGLDEVKPSLSTSASSDLGSSVSQSYPVVTGRDMASTTLPGYPPHVPPTGQGSYPTSTLAGMVPGSDFSGNPYSHPQYTTYNDAWRFSNPALLMPHPGAPPLPLLPLPMTATSYHGNPIKLQDHGRGLHIVPV
- the LOC127411791 gene encoding paired box protein Pax-2a isoform X10, whose amino-acid sequence is MDIHCKADPFSAMHRHGGVNQLGGVFVNGRPLPDVVRQRIVELAHQGVRPCDISRQLRVSHGCVSKILGRYYETGSIKPGVIGGSKPKVATPKVVDKIAEYKRQNPTMFAWEIRDRLLAEGVCDNDTVPSVSSINRIIRTKVQQPFHPSSDGTGTPLTTGHTIVPSTASPPVSSASNDPVGSYSINGILGIPRSNGEKRKRDDDGSDGSGPNSDSQGSVESLRKHLRADAFTQQQLEALDRVFERPSYPDVFPTSEHIKPEQANEYSLPALNPGLDEVKPSLSTSASSDLGSSVSQSYPVVTGRDMASTTLPGYPPHVPPTGQGSYPTSTLAGMVPGSDFSGNPYSHPQYTTYNDAWRFSNPALLSSPYYYSAASRGSAPPTAATAYDRH
- the LOC127411791 gene encoding paired box protein Pax-2a isoform X6 yields the protein MDIHCKADPFSAMHLSHIGHGGVNQLGGVFVNGRPLPDVVRQRIVELAHQGVRPCDISRQLRVSHGCVSKILGRYYETGSIKPGVIGGSKPKVATPKVVDKIAEYKRQNPTMFAWEIRDRLLAEGVCDNDTVPSVSSINRIIRTKVQQPFHPSSDGTGTPLTTGHTIVPSTASPPVSSASNDPVGSYSINGILGIPRSNGEKRKRDDDGSDGSGPNSDSQGSVESLRKHLRADAFTQQQLEALDRVFERPSYPDVFPTSEHIKPEQANEYSLPALNPGLDEVKPSLSTSASSDLGSSVSQSYPVVTGRDMASTTLPGYPPHVPPTGQGSYPTSTLAGMVPGSDFSGNPYSHPQYTTYNDAWRFSNPALLMPHPGAPPLPLLPLPMTATSYHGNPIKLQDHGRGLHIVPV
- the LOC127411791 gene encoding paired box protein Pax-2a isoform X9, producing MDIHCKADPFSAMHLSHIGHGGVNQLGGVFVNGRPLPDVVRQRIVELAHQGVRPCDISRQLRVSHGCVSKILGRYYETGSIKPGVIGGSKPKVATPKVVDKIAEYKRQNPTMFAWEIRDRLLAEGVCDNDTVPSVSSINRIIRTKVQQPFHPSSDGTGTPLTTGHTIVPSTASPPVSSASNDPVGSYSINGILGIPRSNGEKRKRDDDGSDGSGPNSDSQGSVESLRKHLRADAFTQQQLEALDRVFERPSYPDVFPTSEHIKPEQANEYSLPALNPGLDEVKPSLSTSASSDLGSSVSQSYPVVTGRDMASTTLPGYPPHVPPTGQGSYPTSTLAGMVPGSDFSGNPYSHPQYTTYNDAWRFSNPALLSSPYYYSAASRGSAPPTAATAYDRH